From the Lysobacter sp. FW306-1B-D06B genome, one window contains:
- the fabD gene encoding ACP S-malonyltransferase has protein sequence MTDSPANDASLAFVFPGQGSQSLGMLAELSELHPIVCDAFVEASDGAGVDLWALSQGGPEEMLNRTEYTQPALLAAGVAVWRAWHKQGGRSPAFLAGHSLGEYTALVAAGALSLKDGAHLVRLRGQLMQEAAPTGVGAMAAVLGAEEALVQEVCDEVSGTEVVVPANFNSPGQIVIGGHAAAVDKALAMLGERGVRKAVKLAVSVPSHTPLMREAANRLAEAMAGLSWRMPDRPVVQNVDARAHGDVDAIREALVRQLYLPVQWTGCVQALAGKGVTRMAECGPGKVLAGLAKRIDKNIDARAIGTPGEFQTAIEEWKNA, from the coding sequence GTGACCGATTCCCCCGCTAACGACGCCTCGCTGGCCTTCGTGTTTCCCGGCCAGGGCTCGCAGTCGCTCGGCATGCTGGCCGAGCTGTCCGAGCTGCACCCGATCGTGTGCGACGCGTTCGTCGAAGCCAGCGATGGCGCCGGTGTCGATCTGTGGGCGCTGAGCCAGGGCGGTCCCGAGGAAATGCTCAACCGCACCGAATACACCCAGCCGGCGCTGCTCGCCGCGGGCGTGGCGGTGTGGCGCGCTTGGCACAAGCAGGGCGGTCGCTCTCCGGCGTTCCTGGCAGGCCACAGCCTGGGCGAATACACCGCGCTCGTCGCCGCCGGTGCGTTGTCGCTGAAGGACGGCGCGCACCTGGTGCGTTTGCGCGGTCAGCTCATGCAGGAAGCCGCGCCCACCGGCGTCGGCGCGATGGCCGCCGTGCTCGGCGCCGAAGAAGCGCTGGTGCAGGAAGTGTGCGATGAAGTCTCCGGCACCGAAGTCGTCGTGCCGGCCAATTTCAATTCGCCCGGCCAGATCGTCATCGGCGGTCACGCGGCCGCGGTGGACAAGGCGCTGGCGATGCTCGGCGAACGCGGCGTACGCAAGGCGGTGAAGCTCGCCGTCAGCGTGCCCTCGCACACGCCGTTGATGCGCGAAGCTGCCAACCGTCTGGCCGAAGCGATGGCCGGGCTGTCGTGGCGCATGCCCGACCGTCCCGTCGTGCAGAACGTCGATGCGCGCGCGCACGGCGATGTCGACGCGATCCGCGAAGCGCTCGTGCGCCAGCTCTATCTGCCCGTGCAGTGGACCGGTTGCGTGCAGGCGCTCGCCGGCAAGGGCGTCACGCGCATGGCCGAGTGCGGACCGGGCAAGGTGCTCGCCGGCCTCGCCAAGCGCATCGACAAGAACATCGACGCGCGCGCCATCGGCACGCCGGGCGAGTTCCAAACCGCTATCGAAGAATGGAAGAACGCATGA
- the fabF gene encoding beta-ketoacyl-ACP synthase II yields the protein MNNRRVVVTGLGAVSPLGNDVATTWDGIVNGRSGIGPITHFDATNFTTRIAGQVRDFDITQWVNPKDAKKMEEFIHYGVAASLMAIKDAGITVDESNAERIGALIGSGIGGLLGIEEQTIKFHDGGPRKVSPFYVPSTIINMLPGQVSLLTGIKGPNFSAVSACATANHSIGMAMRMIQYGDADVMVAGGAERGSSPTSVAGFCSMKAMSTRNDDPTHASRPWDKDRDGFVLGDGAGILVLEEYEHAKARGARIYCELAGFGASSDAFHMTAPSENGEGPARCMVAAMKDAGVNADQIEYLNAHGTSTPLGDLAETLAIKRALGDHAYKTMVSSTKSMTGHLLGAAGGVEAIFSVLALHAGIIPPTINLFEAGEGCDLDYVPNIAREKKIDVAMSNGFGFGGTNGTLVFKRI from the coding sequence ATGAACAACCGACGCGTAGTCGTCACCGGCCTGGGCGCGGTGTCGCCGCTGGGCAACGACGTGGCCACCACCTGGGATGGCATCGTCAACGGTCGTTCCGGCATCGGCCCGATCACCCATTTCGACGCCACCAACTTCACCACCCGCATCGCGGGCCAGGTGCGCGACTTCGACATCACCCAGTGGGTGAATCCGAAGGACGCGAAGAAGATGGAGGAGTTCATCCATTACGGCGTCGCCGCATCGCTGATGGCGATCAAGGACGCCGGCATCACCGTCGACGAATCCAACGCCGAGCGCATCGGTGCGCTGATCGGCTCGGGCATCGGCGGCCTGCTCGGCATCGAAGAGCAGACGATCAAGTTCCACGACGGCGGCCCGCGCAAGGTCTCGCCGTTCTACGTGCCCAGCACGATCATCAACATGCTGCCGGGCCAGGTTTCGCTGCTGACCGGCATCAAGGGCCCGAACTTCTCCGCCGTCTCGGCCTGTGCCACCGCCAACCATTCCATCGGCATGGCGATGCGCATGATCCAGTACGGCGATGCCGACGTGATGGTCGCCGGCGGTGCCGAGCGCGGTTCCTCGCCGACGTCGGTCGCGGGCTTCTGCTCTATGAAGGCGATGTCCACGCGCAACGACGACCCGACGCACGCCTCGCGTCCGTGGGACAAGGACCGCGACGGCTTCGTCCTCGGCGACGGCGCGGGCATCCTCGTGCTGGAAGAGTACGAACACGCCAAGGCCCGCGGCGCGCGCATCTACTGCGAGCTCGCCGGTTTCGGGGCCAGCTCCGACGCGTTCCACATGACCGCCCCGAGCGAGAACGGCGAAGGCCCGGCGCGCTGCATGGTCGCGGCGATGAAGGACGCGGGCGTCAACGCCGACCAGATCGAGTACCTCAACGCGCACGGCACTTCGACGCCGCTGGGCGATCTGGCCGAAACGCTCGCCATCAAGCGCGCGCTGGGCGACCACGCGTACAAGACGATGGTCAGCTCGACCAAGTCGATGACCGGCCACCTGCTCGGTGCGGCCGGCGGCGTGGAGGCGATCTTCTCCGTGCTGGCGCTGCATGCGGGCATCATCCCGCCGACCATCAACCTGTTCGAGGCGGGCGAGGGCTGCGATCTGGACTACGTGCCCAACATCGCGCGCGAGAAGAAGATCGACGTCGCCATGTCGAACGGCTTCGGCTTCGGTGGCACCAACGGCACGCTGGTCTTCAAGCGCATCTGA
- a CDS encoding aminodeoxychorismate synthase component I — protein MLLTHPLPNSFDLLSLQRLSPARYPLLLESSAHGTAQGRWDLLLVAGEGALRLAADGAVRDETGEGVGNDFFAALDARWQAERVPRDEPRWPFRGGWALLLGYEAAAQVEPILRLPRAEGQLPVALALRCPAAVLRDHTSGECVLVVETGHDSVRARVLDDVTALAAQPALPAWLPPVALEEDEPQRFTNGVRNVLDYLAAGDVFQANLSRGWRARFDRDVQAGELFQRLRENNPAPFAGVFAGDDWAVVSASPERLVSVRGDVVETRPIAGTRPRFAGDDDAARIQELVGHPKERAEHVMLIDLERNDLGRVCTPGSVEVDELMTVESYAHVHHIVSNVRGRLRADATPGQVIRAVFPGGTITGCPKVRCMQIIAELEGVGRGAYTGAMGWLNRDGDLDLNILIRSAELESTDEGATLRFRTGAGIVADSDPQKELEETRAKARGMLRALGVAG, from the coding sequence ATGCTGCTGACCCACCCCCTGCCGAATTCCTTCGACCTCCTGTCGCTGCAGCGCCTGTCGCCCGCGCGCTACCCGCTGCTGCTGGAATCCAGCGCGCACGGCACCGCGCAGGGACGCTGGGACCTGCTCCTGGTCGCGGGCGAAGGTGCGCTTCGCCTGGCAGCCGACGGCGCCGTGCGCGACGAAACCGGCGAAGGCGTCGGCAACGATTTCTTCGCCGCGCTCGACGCCCGCTGGCAGGCCGAACGCGTCCCGCGCGACGAACCCCGCTGGCCGTTCCGCGGCGGCTGGGCGCTGCTGCTGGGATACGAAGCGGCCGCGCAGGTGGAGCCGATCCTTCGACTGCCGCGCGCCGAAGGCCAGCTGCCCGTGGCGCTCGCCCTGCGGTGCCCGGCGGCGGTGCTGCGCGACCACACCAGCGGCGAATGCGTGCTGGTCGTGGAAACCGGTCACGACTCGGTGCGCGCCCGTGTGCTCGACGACGTGACCGCGCTCGCTGCGCAGCCCGCGCTGCCAGCGTGGCTCCCGCCGGTCGCGTTGGAGGAGGACGAACCGCAGCGCTTCACCAACGGCGTGCGCAACGTGCTCGATTACCTCGCCGCCGGCGACGTCTTCCAGGCCAACCTGTCGCGCGGCTGGCGCGCGCGTTTCGATCGCGACGTGCAGGCGGGCGAGCTTTTTCAGCGCCTGCGCGAGAACAACCCTGCGCCGTTCGCCGGCGTGTTCGCGGGCGATGACTGGGCGGTCGTCAGCGCTTCGCCCGAACGTCTGGTGTCGGTGCGCGGTGATGTCGTGGAAACGCGTCCCATCGCCGGCACGCGACCGCGCTTCGCCGGCGACGACGACGCGGCGCGCATCCAGGAACTGGTCGGCCATCCGAAGGAACGCGCCGAACACGTGATGCTGATCGACCTTGAACGCAACGACCTCGGCCGCGTGTGCACGCCGGGCAGCGTGGAAGTCGACGAACTGATGACGGTGGAAAGCTACGCGCACGTGCACCACATCGTCAGCAACGTGCGCGGCCGACTGCGCGCGGATGCGACGCCGGGGCAGGTGATCCGCGCCGTGTTCCCCGGCGGGACGATCACCGGCTGCCCGAAAGTGCGCTGCATGCAGATCATCGCCGAGCTGGAAGGCGTGGGCCGCGGCGCGTACACCGGCGCGATGGGTTGGCTCAACCGCGACGGCGACCTCGACCTCAACATCCTGATCCGCAGCGCGGAGCTCGAATCGACGGACGAAGGTGCCACGCTGCGCTTCCGCACCGGCGCGGGCATCGTCGCGGACTCCGATCCGCAAAAGGAACTCGAGGAAACCCGCGCCAAGGCGCGCGGCATGCTGCGCGCCCTGGGAGTGGCCGGGTGA
- the fabG gene encoding 3-oxoacyl-ACP reductase FabG, which translates to MSEKILSGEIALVTGASRGIGAAIADELAAQGATVIGTATSESGAKAIAERLAAHGGHGRVLDVGNAASIDALMDGIAKDIGAISILVNNAGITRDNLLMRMKDEDWQAILDTNLTSVYRTSKAVMRSMMKARKGRIINIASVIGVTGNAGQANYAAAKAGIIAFSKSLAKEIGSRGVTVNVVAPGFIDTDMTKSLPEDAKNAMLGQIALGRFGEPADIARAVAFLAGPSAAYITGETLHVNGGMYMP; encoded by the coding sequence ATGAGCGAGAAGATCCTGTCCGGCGAAATCGCGCTGGTCACCGGCGCCAGCCGTGGCATCGGTGCGGCGATCGCCGACGAACTGGCCGCACAGGGCGCGACGGTGATCGGCACGGCGACGTCCGAGTCCGGCGCGAAGGCCATCGCCGAACGCCTCGCTGCGCACGGCGGCCACGGTCGCGTGCTCGACGTGGGCAATGCGGCCTCGATCGACGCGCTGATGGACGGCATCGCCAAGGACATCGGCGCGATCTCGATCCTCGTCAACAACGCCGGCATCACCCGCGACAACCTGCTGATGCGCATGAAGGACGAGGACTGGCAGGCCATCCTCGACACCAACCTCACCAGCGTCTACCGCACCAGCAAGGCGGTGATGCGCTCGATGATGAAGGCACGCAAGGGCCGCATCATCAACATCGCCTCCGTGATCGGCGTGACCGGCAACGCGGGGCAGGCGAACTACGCCGCCGCGAAGGCCGGCATCATCGCCTTCAGCAAGTCGCTGGCGAAGGAGATCGGCAGCCGAGGCGTTACCGTCAACGTGGTCGCGCCGGGCTTCATCGACACCGACATGACCAAGTCGCTGCCGGAAGACGCCAAGAACGCGATGCTCGGCCAGATTGCGCTGGGCCGCTTCGGCGAGCCGGCGGACATCGCCCGCGCGGTGGCCTTCCTGGCTGGCCCGTCGGCCGCGTACATCACCGGCGAGACCCTGCACGTCAACGGCGGCATGTACATGCCGTAA
- a CDS encoding beta-ketoacyl-ACP synthase III, with protein MTQQIYSRIAGTGSYLPEKVLTNDDLSKIVDTSDEWIAARTGIRERHIAAEGETTSDLAYHASIRALEAAGIDAKDLDLIVVGTTTPDLIFPSTACLLQHRLGANGCPAFDVNAACTGFVYALTVADKFIRSGSAKTVLVVGAETLTRMLDWSDRSTCVLFGDGAGAVVLKADTETGILSTHMHADGGKKELLWNPVGVSVGFKPEEHNAGVKVLMTGNEVFKHAVKALDSVVEETLEANGLDRHDIDWLIPHQANLRIIEATAKRLDMPMERVVVTVDRHGNTSSGSVPLALDEAVRSGKVQRGQLLLLEAFGGGFTWGSALLRY; from the coding sequence ATGACGCAACAGATTTATTCCCGCATCGCGGGAACCGGCAGCTACCTTCCCGAGAAGGTGCTGACCAACGACGACCTGTCCAAGATCGTCGACACCAGCGATGAGTGGATCGCGGCGCGTACCGGCATCCGCGAGCGCCACATCGCCGCCGAAGGCGAGACCACCAGCGACCTGGCGTACCACGCCTCGATCCGCGCGCTCGAAGCTGCCGGCATCGACGCGAAGGATCTCGACCTGATCGTCGTCGGCACCACCACGCCCGATCTCATCTTCCCTTCGACCGCGTGCCTGCTGCAGCACCGCCTCGGTGCCAACGGCTGCCCCGCGTTCGATGTCAACGCCGCCTGCACGGGTTTCGTCTATGCGCTGACGGTGGCGGACAAGTTCATCCGTTCCGGTTCGGCCAAGACGGTGCTCGTGGTCGGCGCTGAAACGCTCACCCGCATGCTCGACTGGAGCGACCGCTCCACCTGCGTGCTGTTCGGCGATGGCGCGGGCGCGGTTGTGCTCAAGGCCGATACCGAAACCGGCATCCTCAGCACCCACATGCACGCCGACGGCGGCAAGAAGGAGCTGCTGTGGAATCCGGTCGGCGTGTCCGTCGGCTTCAAGCCGGAAGAGCACAACGCCGGCGTGAAGGTGCTGATGACCGGCAACGAAGTCTTCAAGCACGCGGTGAAGGCGCTCGACTCCGTGGTCGAGGAAACGCTGGAAGCCAACGGTCTGGATCGCCACGACATCGACTGGCTGATCCCGCACCAGGCCAACCTGCGCATCATCGAAGCCACGGCCAAGCGCCTGGACATGCCGATGGAGCGCGTCGTCGTCACCGTCGATCGCCACGGCAACACCTCCTCGGGCTCGGTGCCGCTGGCGCTGGACGAAGCGGTGCGCTCGGGCAAGGTGCAGCGCGGCCAGTTGCTGTTGCTGGAAGCCTTCGGTGGCGGATTCACCTGGGGCTCGGCGCTGCTGCGCTACTGA
- the pabC gene encoding aminodeoxychorismate lyase — MSVRHFVGDAVVAATPDFDRGLAYGDGLFETMRAHRGDVHWWPAHWRRLQRGAHALGIVLPDEDRARGEARDLLDGAEAVLKLIVTRGNGGRGYAPPEPATPHWILSRHDVPPATPADGLTLRWCRTRLALQPALAGLKHCNRLEQVLARAEWRDADTHEGLMLSTEGDAVSATSANLFVLHDGRWTTPAIDRCGVAGVCREWAIGALGAREARLAVTEVEAADAVFLCNAVRGILPVARLGACSWRPHPQVAQLQRRLAAEHPAFATEVA, encoded by the coding sequence GTGAGCGTGCGCCACTTCGTCGGCGACGCGGTCGTTGCGGCCACGCCGGATTTCGACCGTGGCCTCGCCTACGGCGACGGCCTGTTCGAAACCATGCGCGCGCATCGCGGTGACGTGCACTGGTGGCCCGCTCACTGGCGGCGCCTGCAGCGCGGCGCGCATGCGCTGGGCATCGTGCTGCCCGATGAAGATCGCGCCCGCGGCGAGGCGCGCGATCTGCTCGACGGTGCGGAGGCGGTGCTCAAGCTCATCGTCACGCGCGGCAACGGCGGGCGCGGCTACGCGCCGCCGGAACCGGCGACGCCGCACTGGATCCTCTCGCGCCACGACGTCCCGCCCGCAACGCCGGCCGACGGACTGACCCTGCGTTGGTGCCGGACGCGCCTGGCGCTGCAGCCCGCGCTGGCGGGCCTGAAGCACTGCAACCGGCTCGAACAGGTGCTGGCGCGTGCCGAATGGCGCGATGCGGACACGCACGAAGGCCTCATGCTCAGCACCGAAGGCGACGCGGTCAGCGCCACGTCCGCGAACCTGTTCGTGCTGCACGACGGCCGCTGGACCACGCCAGCGATCGACCGTTGCGGCGTCGCCGGCGTCTGCCGGGAATGGGCGATCGGCGCGCTGGGCGCGCGGGAGGCGCGTCTGGCTGTGACCGAAGTCGAAGCGGCCGACGCGGTTTTCCTGTGCAATGCCGTGCGCGGTATCCTGCCGGTGGCGCGGCTCGGCGCTTGCTCGTGGCGACCGCACCCGCAGGTGGCGCAGCTTCAGCGCCGCCTGGCCGCCGAGCATCCCGCATTCGCCACGGAGGTTGCGTGA
- the acpP gene encoding acyl carrier protein, with product MSSIEERVKKIVVEQLGVKEEEVTNNASFVDDLGADSLDTVELVMALEEEFECEIPDEEAEKITSVQQAIDYVKAHVKS from the coding sequence ATGAGCAGCATCGAAGAGCGCGTCAAGAAGATCGTGGTCGAACAGCTTGGCGTTAAGGAAGAAGAAGTCACCAACAACGCTTCGTTCGTCGACGACCTCGGCGCGGACTCGCTCGACACCGTCGAGCTGGTGATGGCTCTCGAAGAAGAGTTCGAGTGCGAGATCCCGGACGAAGAAGCCGAGAAGATCACCTCGGTGCAGCAGGCCATCGACTACGTGAAGGCTCACGTCAAGTCGTAA